In Streptomyces showdoensis, the following proteins share a genomic window:
- a CDS encoding SpoIIE family protein phosphatase encodes MEGLPFTPGADEGGHLGPPPAAFALLDADGVLVGWSPEAEALVGYPAAQVLGRHAADLLVMSHADRDGPGGPHAARDGPEGRRTHPRPRFGGTRSAVVDVRHRSGHTVRVAVTLRPLTPAPDGSPTGRAPSAVLMATELEGLRWWETRQAMLQGLVTQSPVTLTIYGPGARLLWANASSVRELGGDLEASLGRSMTELFPGDVLTTQHMAPPEEFVRQILESGEPVIDVHFRGRAPADPRRERVWSSSYFRLLDGRGEPVGVCEQSIDVTDHYRAQQRLELLAEAGARIGATLDPSGTAAELAKVAVPHYADAVLVDVAAEVLEGEEPQPVTAGGLVRVADTDGEPSAVGERVAYAAGSPQAEGLAAGRTTADAVGAPRRLHVPLIVRGTPLGLVTFVRGDDSEAFDDGDRAVAEELASRTAVCIDNARRYLRERSAAFLLQRSLLPRSLPELSAVEAASRYLPADSHLGAGGDWFDVIPLSGARVGLVVGDVVGHGLGAAAAMGRLRAMVRTLAELDLTPDELLARLNDQVGKDATDRNAKGPDGGGAVGATCVYGIYDPASGTSTWAAAGHPPPAVVPPEGPVGFLRLPPGPPLGVGRLPYEGAEVELGAGSLVVLFTDGLVEARGQGAEVGTARLAAVLGEQRGSSADLVCAHVVAELASDRVRDDATLLVVRTRALDARQVAAWELPPDPSLVARARSMAAEQLGRWGLDDLAFTTELVVSELVTNAIRHASGPIGLRLIRDRSLICEVSDAQHTSPHARYAGNDEEGGRGLFMVSQLTEHWGTRYMPTGKTIWAEQALPVP; translated from the coding sequence ATGGAAGGGCTGCCTTTCACTCCCGGAGCGGATGAAGGCGGGCACCTCGGTCCGCCCCCGGCCGCTTTCGCCCTGCTCGACGCGGACGGAGTGCTCGTCGGCTGGAGCCCCGAGGCCGAGGCCCTCGTGGGCTATCCCGCCGCGCAGGTGCTGGGACGCCACGCGGCGGACCTGCTCGTGATGTCGCACGCCGATCGCGACGGACCGGGAGGGCCGCACGCCGCTCGCGACGGGCCGGAAGGGCGGCGGACGCACCCGCGGCCGCGGTTCGGCGGGACCCGCAGTGCCGTCGTGGACGTGCGCCACCGCAGCGGACACACCGTGCGCGTGGCGGTGACTCTGCGTCCCCTGACCCCCGCTCCCGACGGGAGCCCCACCGGCCGGGCCCCCTCCGCCGTCCTCATGGCGACCGAGCTGGAGGGGCTTCGCTGGTGGGAGACCCGGCAGGCGATGCTGCAGGGGCTCGTGACCCAGTCGCCGGTCACGCTGACCATCTACGGACCCGGCGCGCGCCTCCTGTGGGCCAACGCGTCCAGTGTCCGGGAGCTCGGCGGCGACCTGGAGGCGTCCCTGGGCCGCTCCATGACCGAACTCTTTCCCGGCGACGTCCTCACCACCCAGCACATGGCGCCGCCCGAGGAGTTCGTCCGGCAGATCCTCGAGTCCGGCGAACCGGTCATCGACGTGCACTTCCGAGGGCGCGCCCCGGCCGACCCGCGGCGTGAGCGCGTCTGGTCCTCGTCCTACTTCCGGCTCCTGGACGGCCGGGGGGAGCCGGTGGGCGTGTGCGAACAGTCCATCGACGTCACCGACCACTACCGTGCCCAGCAGCGCCTGGAGCTGCTGGCGGAGGCCGGCGCGCGGATCGGGGCGACGCTCGACCCGTCCGGAACGGCAGCGGAGCTCGCCAAGGTCGCCGTGCCGCACTACGCCGACGCCGTGCTGGTCGACGTGGCGGCGGAGGTGCTCGAAGGGGAGGAGCCGCAGCCCGTCACGGCAGGGGGCCTGGTGCGCGTGGCCGATACCGACGGAGAGCCCTCCGCGGTGGGCGAGCGGGTCGCGTACGCCGCCGGATCGCCGCAGGCCGAGGGCCTGGCCGCGGGACGTACGACCGCGGACGCCGTGGGCGCCCCGCGACGGCTCCACGTCCCGCTGATCGTCCGGGGGACGCCCTTGGGCCTGGTCACCTTCGTGCGGGGCGACGACTCGGAAGCCTTCGACGACGGCGATCGGGCGGTGGCGGAGGAGCTGGCCTCACGGACCGCCGTGTGCATCGACAACGCCCGGAGGTACCTCCGGGAGCGCAGCGCGGCGTTCCTGCTCCAGCGCAGCCTGCTGCCACGATCGCTGCCCGAGCTGAGCGCGGTCGAGGCGGCGAGCCGCTACCTTCCCGCCGACAGCCACCTCGGCGCCGGCGGTGACTGGTTCGACGTCATCCCGCTGTCCGGCGCACGGGTCGGACTGGTCGTGGGGGACGTCGTCGGCCACGGGCTGGGAGCCGCTGCCGCCATGGGGCGCCTGCGCGCGATGGTGCGCACCCTGGCCGAGCTGGACCTCACGCCCGACGAACTCCTGGCCCGGCTGAACGACCAGGTCGGCAAGGACGCGACGGACCGGAACGCGAAGGGCCCGGACGGCGGCGGCGCCGTCGGGGCGACCTGCGTCTACGGGATCTACGATCCGGCTTCCGGGACGAGCACCTGGGCGGCGGCGGGACACCCGCCACCGGCCGTCGTTCCGCCGGAGGGCCCCGTCGGCTTCCTCCGCCTGCCGCCGGGGCCCCCGCTGGGCGTGGGGCGGCTTCCGTACGAGGGCGCGGAAGTGGAGCTCGGGGCGGGAAGCCTGGTCGTCCTGTTCACCGACGGCCTCGTGGAGGCCCGGGGGCAGGGCGCCGAGGTGGGGACGGCCCGCCTGGCGGCGGTGCTCGGGGAGCAGCGGGGGTCGTCCGCCGACCTGGTGTGCGCCCATGTCGTCGCGGAGCTGGCGTCGGACCGCGTGCGGGACGACGCGACGCTCCTCGTCGTGCGGACCCGCGCGCTGGACGCACGCCAGGTAGCGGCCTGGGAGCTGCCCCCGGACCCCTCGCTCGTCGCCCGCGCGCGGTCGATGGCCGCGGAACAGCTCGGGCGGTGGGGACTGGACGACCTGGCCTTCACCACGGAACTGGTGGTCAGCGAACTGGTCACCAACGCGATCCGTCACGCCTCGGGACCGATCGGTCTGCGCCTCATCCGGGACCGTTCCCTCATCTGCGAGGTCTCCGACGCGCAGCACACCTCACCGCATGCCCGTTACGCCGGCAACGACGAGGAGGGCGGACGCGGGTTGTTCATGGTCTCCCAGCTCACCGAGCACTGGGGCACGCGCTACATGCCGACAGGCAAGACGATCTGGGCGGAACAGGCCTTGCCCGTGCCCTGA
- a CDS encoding YihY/virulence factor BrkB family protein produces MTSNSLRTCRSTPGNRSFELLARIRTRLWSTAVRLWEDNVADYAAALTYYAVLALVPALLVSVSLVGLAGADTREHLIRDLTSYAPPQSAQVLRQALEGITSSPSSLWPLLVSGVLSALWSASSYLSVFRRALHAMHRLPDTRRPLRAAHVLLLTSGALLALLVMGAASLVATGPVVRRLAAAAGRSGADAMTLLRWPVLLVIVTALILILYRTGPVQGRGLRRGFAGGALAAFLWLGASALFTLYTQFGTYSRLYGSLAGIIVFLVWLWFGNLSLLAGAQFNAVRARQAEGSDDEPREAEAAASYR; encoded by the coding sequence GTGACGTCGAACAGTCTCCGCACCTGTCGGAGCACGCCCGGGAACCGGTCCTTCGAGCTGCTCGCACGCATCCGCACGCGCCTGTGGAGCACCGCCGTGCGGCTGTGGGAGGACAACGTCGCCGACTACGCGGCGGCCCTCACCTACTACGCGGTACTGGCACTGGTGCCCGCCCTGCTGGTCTCCGTCTCCCTGGTGGGACTGGCCGGGGCCGATACGCGCGAGCATCTGATCCGCGACCTCACCTCGTACGCTCCGCCCCAGTCGGCCCAGGTGCTCAGGCAGGCCCTGGAGGGCATCACCTCCTCGCCCTCCTCGCTGTGGCCGCTGCTCGTCAGCGGCGTCCTGAGCGCCCTGTGGTCCGCCTCCAGCTACCTGTCGGTCTTCCGGCGCGCCCTGCACGCGATGCACCGTCTGCCCGACACGCGCCGGCCACTGCGTGCCGCCCACGTCCTCCTCCTCACCTCGGGCGCGCTGCTGGCCCTGCTCGTCATGGGCGCCGCGAGCCTCGTCGCGACCGGCCCGGTGGTCCGGCGGCTCGCGGCGGCCGCCGGCCGCTCGGGCGCGGACGCCATGACCCTGCTGCGCTGGCCGGTGCTGCTGGTGATCGTCACGGCACTGATCCTGATCCTCTACCGGACGGGGCCCGTCCAGGGCCGGGGCCTGCGCCGGGGGTTCGCGGGCGGAGCCCTCGCGGCCTTCCTGTGGCTCGGGGCCTCGGCGCTCTTCACCCTCTACACGCAGTTCGGGACCTACAGCCGCCTCTACGGTTCGCTGGCGGGAATCATCGTCTTCCTCGTGTGGCTGTGGTTCGGCAATCTGTCCCTGCTCGCCGGCGCGCAGTTCAACGCGGTGCGCGCGCGGCAGGCAGAAGGGTCCGACGACGAGCCGCGGGAAGCCGAGGCCGCCGCCTCCTACAGGTAG
- a CDS encoding PP2C family protein-serine/threonine phosphatase has protein sequence MIESGRPRLRRSNGYGRLVRLSPVILTVVIASLAYATPPEMAFSRLLPAAPALAASMWPVLPTVLLGTVCLLLMIGLSFVFPDLGTWWTCGGIVAVTVAAAYGSHVRLQRERTLFQVRLVADAAQQVVLRPLPHRFRNIEIESLYLAAAAEARIGGDFYEVVDTPYGVRLLIGDVRGKGLPAVGAAAAIVNAFREGAHGEASMADVARRLDASCARHNAAHPPEAPMERFATALLVEIPHEGGRITIVNCGHPPPLVHGLKSVRVLEPSDPSPLLSLAELIGDHYGMDAFDFAPGEVLLLYTDGIAETRARDGEFFPLTAWMRRQPPTPPRDLLTALHHDLLRHSRGSLDDDIAALAVRMHTP, from the coding sequence ATGATCGAGTCCGGACGGCCGCGGCTCCGTCGGAGCAACGGCTACGGCAGGCTCGTGCGGCTGTCGCCGGTGATTCTGACCGTCGTGATCGCCAGCCTGGCCTACGCCACCCCGCCGGAGATGGCCTTCAGCCGGCTCCTGCCCGCGGCGCCGGCCCTGGCCGCCTCCATGTGGCCGGTCCTCCCGACCGTCCTTCTCGGGACCGTCTGCCTCCTTCTGATGATCGGCCTCAGCTTCGTCTTCCCCGACCTGGGGACGTGGTGGACCTGCGGGGGGATCGTCGCGGTCACCGTGGCCGCCGCGTACGGAAGCCATGTCCGGCTCCAGCGGGAGCGCACGCTGTTCCAGGTGCGGCTGGTCGCCGACGCCGCCCAGCAGGTGGTGCTGCGGCCCCTGCCGCACCGTTTCCGGAACATCGAGATCGAGTCGCTGTACCTCGCGGCCGCCGCGGAGGCCCGCATCGGCGGGGACTTCTACGAGGTGGTCGACACCCCGTACGGCGTACGGCTCCTCATCGGAGACGTACGGGGCAAAGGGCTGCCGGCGGTGGGAGCCGCCGCTGCGATCGTCAACGCCTTCCGGGAGGGGGCACACGGCGAAGCCTCCATGGCCGACGTCGCCCGCCGGCTGGACGCCAGCTGCGCCCGGCACAACGCCGCCCATCCGCCCGAGGCGCCGATGGAACGCTTCGCCACCGCGCTGCTCGTCGAGATCCCGCACGAGGGCGGCCGCATCACCATCGTCAACTGCGGACACCCCCCGCCCCTGGTCCACGGCCTGAAGAGCGTGCGCGTCCTGGAGCCGTCCGACCCCTCGCCCCTGCTCAGTCTCGCGGAGCTGATCGGCGACCACTACGGCATGGACGCCTTCGACTTCGCTCCCGGGGAGGTCCTCCTCCTCTACACGGACGGGATCGCGGAAACCCGGGCCCGGGACGGCGAGTTCTTCCCGTTGACGGCGTGGATGCGCCGGCAGCCCCCCACGCCTCCCCGTGATCTACTCACGGCCCTGCACCACGACCTCCTGCGCCACAGCAGGGGCAGCCTCGACGACGACATCGCCGCCCTGGCCGTACGCATGCACACGCCATGA
- a CDS encoding MASE1 domain-containing protein, with product MSLAVAVCYYAAGRLGLLGRLVVEGAVVTPIWPPTGVAVAALLLLGARVWPGIALGSFLVIASLTTPGPTTVVTVVSNTVAPLCAFLLLRRSGFRRDMARLRDGLSLVFLGGCGAMMISATAGVGLQVAKGSLDKSEFWPVWLAWWVGDTMGVLLVAPLLLVLAGPAGRLRMRRWKEAALLGLTTLVLMPMIVLSPMSMLFLVFPLLIWAALRFQLAGGMLCALFASVLATFEATSGRGAFLHLTDVEIMAKLQAFNGSAALTALLLASVITEQRATRRSVRRACQELAEVLEHLAAGEPSPGPPGAAESRAAPPGGHRNP from the coding sequence ATGTCGCTCGCCGTGGCGGTTTGCTACTACGCGGCCGGACGACTCGGCCTGTTGGGACGCCTCGTCGTCGAAGGCGCGGTGGTCACCCCCATCTGGCCTCCCACCGGCGTCGCCGTCGCCGCCCTGCTGCTGCTCGGCGCGCGGGTCTGGCCCGGGATCGCCCTCGGCTCCTTCCTCGTCATCGCCTCCCTCACCACTCCGGGGCCCACCACGGTGGTCACCGTGGTCAGCAACACCGTCGCGCCGCTCTGCGCCTTCCTGTTGCTGAGACGCTCCGGTTTCCGTCGCGACATGGCGCGGCTGCGGGACGGACTCTCCCTGGTCTTCCTCGGCGGGTGCGGCGCCATGATGATCAGCGCGACCGCGGGGGTCGGGCTGCAGGTGGCGAAGGGCTCCCTGGACAAGAGCGAGTTCTGGCCCGTCTGGCTGGCCTGGTGGGTGGGCGACACGATGGGGGTGCTGCTCGTCGCCCCGCTCCTGCTCGTCCTCGCGGGGCCGGCCGGACGGCTCCGGATGCGGCGCTGGAAGGAGGCGGCCCTTCTGGGACTGACGACCCTGGTCCTCATGCCCATGATCGTGCTCAGCCCGATGAGCATGCTGTTCCTCGTCTTCCCCCTGCTGATCTGGGCTGCGCTCCGCTTCCAGCTCGCCGGAGGCATGCTGTGCGCGCTCTTCGCCTCCGTGCTCGCCACCTTCGAGGCGACCTCCGGGCGGGGCGCGTTCCTCCACCTCACGGACGTCGAGATCATGGCCAAGCTGCAGGCGTTCAACGGTTCCGCCGCCCTGACCGCCCTGCTTCTCGCCTCCGTCATCACCGAGCAGCGTGCGACCCGCCGGTCGGTGCGCCGCGCCTGCCAGGAACTGGCGGAGGTCCTGGAGCACCTCGCGGCGGGCGAGCCCTCACCGGGACCGCCCGGCGCCGCCGAGAGCCGGGCGGCCCCACCCGGCGGGCACCGGAATCCGTGA
- a CDS encoding PP2C family protein-serine/threonine phosphatase yields MFRRRPADNSEDLLVRLGSLTARARELAETQRSRVELAVALQRGMLPSDLPSLPGARLAVRYEPANHGLNVGGDWYDAFSLPGGRIGMSIGDVQGHNIEAAAYMGQVRVALRALASVTGDPGELLGRTNDLLVSLGADLFATCTFLRLDPAAGTLECARAGHIPHIWATSDGRSGIDDSEGGPPLGVLRGVDYPATRHLLTSDGVFVLLTDGVVEGPSLHIDEGLDRVTRLAGITAVAGLDVDALATAVMKLAATVGHEDDAAVLVVGHDGGPARSPATE; encoded by the coding sequence ATGTTCCGCAGACGGCCGGCCGACAACAGCGAGGACCTTCTGGTCCGGCTGGGATCGCTGACCGCCAGAGCGCGGGAGTTGGCCGAGACGCAGCGTTCCCGTGTCGAGCTCGCCGTGGCCCTGCAGCGCGGCATGCTGCCCTCGGACCTGCCCAGTCTTCCGGGCGCCCGGCTGGCCGTCCGCTACGAGCCCGCCAACCACGGGCTCAACGTCGGCGGTGACTGGTACGACGCCTTCTCCCTGCCCGGCGGGCGGATCGGCATGTCCATCGGTGACGTGCAGGGACACAACATCGAGGCCGCCGCCTACATGGGACAGGTCCGCGTCGCACTGCGCGCGCTGGCGTCCGTCACCGGAGACCCGGGAGAGCTGCTCGGGCGCACCAACGACCTGCTCGTCTCTCTGGGCGCCGACCTCTTCGCCACCTGCACCTTCCTGCGGCTCGACCCCGCTGCCGGCACCCTGGAGTGCGCCCGGGCCGGTCACATCCCCCACATCTGGGCCACCAGCGACGGCCGCTCCGGCATCGACGACAGCGAGGGCGGGCCCCCTCTCGGTGTGCTGCGCGGCGTCGACTACCCGGCCACGCGCCACCTCCTCACCTCCGACGGTGTCTTCGTCCTCCTGACCGACGGGGTGGTGGAGGGGCCCTCGCTCCACATCGACGAGGGTCTGGACCGGGTGACGAGGCTCGCCGGGATCACCGCCGTCGCCGGACTGGACGTCGACGCGCTCGCCACCGCCGTCATGAAGCTGGCGGCCACGGTGGGGCACGAGGACGACGCGGCCGTCCTGGTCGTCGGCCATGACGGCGGTCCCGCCCGGTCGCCGGCCACGGAGTGA
- a CDS encoding dihydrofolate reductase family protein: MRKIIVCTFLTLDGVMQAPGGPDEDPESGFRHGGWQKPVDDDEVGAAVAEWYERSDAMLLGRKTYEIFASYWPTADPGNPFTARMNGMHKYVASRTLTSVQWQNSTLLEGDTVDAVRALKASDGGSVNVVGSGDLAQTLMRHDLVDEYRLTIHPVIIGTGKRLFAEGAIPTALEPVSVSTTKGGTVVGVYRPAGRPRYDSY; encoded by the coding sequence ATGCGCAAGATCATCGTCTGTACGTTCCTGACGCTCGACGGCGTCATGCAGGCACCGGGCGGGCCGGACGAGGACCCGGAGAGCGGCTTCCGGCACGGCGGCTGGCAGAAGCCGGTGGACGACGACGAGGTCGGCGCGGCCGTCGCCGAGTGGTACGAGCGCTCCGACGCGATGTTGCTCGGGCGCAAGACGTACGAGATCTTCGCGTCGTACTGGCCGACGGCCGATCCCGGCAACCCGTTCACCGCGCGCATGAACGGCATGCACAAGTACGTGGCGTCTCGGACGCTGACGTCCGTCCAGTGGCAGAACTCCACGCTCCTGGAGGGTGACACCGTCGATGCCGTACGGGCGCTGAAGGCCTCCGACGGCGGCTCCGTCAACGTCGTCGGCAGCGGCGACCTCGCCCAGACCCTCATGCGGCACGATCTGGTCGACGAGTACAGGCTGACCATCCACCCGGTGATCATCGGCACGGGCAAGCGGCTGTTCGCCGAGGGTGCGATCCCCACGGCGCTGGAGCCGGTCAGCGTCTCGACGACGAAGGGCGGCACCGTGGTCGGTGTCTACCGGCCGGCCGGCCGACCCAGGTACGACAGCTACTGA
- a CDS encoding peptidylprolyl isomerase produces the protein MRRALISAFAAAALVVSGGSVATASDSAPPRTTHGPCQYTQTPDEPPARRVPLPPDPRRTPDRGTVDVAVPTSQGPLPLRLDRAKAPCTVQSFLHLARHGFYDRTVCHRLTAYPTLKVLQCGDPTGTGEGGPGYKYKDELPVDLPPAATDPTGARRLYGRGLLAMANAGPNTNGSQFFVVYGDSALRPNYTVFGTVGPAGLTTLDKVAAGGIEPTAENPAPVDGTPALRTELLHVRLSCRH, from the coding sequence ATGAGACGAGCACTGATCAGTGCGTTCGCGGCCGCGGCGTTGGTGGTGTCCGGGGGGAGTGTCGCCACCGCCTCCGACAGCGCTCCGCCGCGCACCACGCACGGTCCCTGCCAGTACACCCAGACCCCGGACGAGCCGCCGGCGCGCCGTGTTCCGCTGCCGCCCGACCCACGGCGCACCCCTGACCGTGGCACGGTCGACGTGGCCGTTCCGACCAGTCAGGGCCCGCTTCCGCTGCGCTTGGACCGGGCCAAGGCGCCGTGCACGGTCCAGAGTTTCCTGCACCTGGCACGGCACGGTTTCTACGACCGTACGGTGTGCCACCGCCTGACGGCGTACCCGACGCTGAAGGTCCTGCAGTGCGGCGACCCGACCGGCACCGGTGAGGGCGGGCCCGGGTACAAGTACAAGGACGAACTTCCGGTGGACCTGCCGCCCGCGGCCACCGATCCCACGGGCGCCCGTCGGCTCTACGGTCGCGGCCTGCTGGCGATGGCCAACGCCGGCCCGAACACGAACGGCTCACAGTTCTTCGTCGTCTACGGCGACTCCGCACTGCGACCGAACTACACGGTGTTCGGCACGGTCGGTCCCGCCGGTCTGACGACACTCGACAAGGTCGCCGCCGGAGGCATCGAGCCGACCGCGGAGAACCCGGCACCGGTCGACGGCACACCCGCACTGCGGACCGAGCTGCTCCACGTCCGGCTGTCCTGCCGGCACTGA
- a CDS encoding M64 family metallopeptidase, which yields MREVVVLRHGSTRTRWIVSVGAAATAAALLAGASASAAEPVPVTGTVPVATHEVEYFDGPRAEPRHKRVPAQAPARITGQRRATATTPAPATAAVTPVQETGPVSGRLDLVVMGDGYTAGQQADFHADAQATLDAVFAIEPYASYRGLFNIWLVDAASAESGVSGDPTAAVVRDTALSSYFFCEDTERLLCLDTSKVTAYADQAPASDIVFVIANSTKYGGAGYSFPTPPDGASYRGIATMSSDNPQSYLIGAHELGHSIGLLADEYQYAGYGAYPYPSSDSANISVTADLGTSKWYRWLGEQDPTGSVIGTYEGGDYYETGVYRPTGTSLMRTLASTQFNHVGREAMIKGFYTYADAVTSTVPTGTRVRATQALTVRLAPVSGLARPVLTWYVDGKPVTRATGDPSVTPAELGAVRSGQRVTATVTDTTRAVRDPAVRAATSNSLTWRVR from the coding sequence TTGAGAGAGGTCGTCGTGCTCAGACACGGATCTACCCGCACCCGCTGGATCGTCTCCGTCGGCGCCGCTGCCACGGCCGCCGCCCTGCTCGCCGGCGCGAGCGCGTCCGCCGCGGAGCCCGTCCCCGTCACCGGCACCGTCCCGGTGGCGACGCACGAGGTCGAGTACTTCGACGGCCCCCGGGCCGAACCCCGGCACAAGAGGGTTCCGGCCCAGGCCCCGGCGAGGATCACCGGCCAGCGGCGGGCGACCGCGACCACGCCCGCCCCGGCCACAGCCGCGGTGACCCCCGTCCAGGAGACCGGACCGGTCTCGGGGCGGCTCGACCTGGTCGTCATGGGCGACGGCTACACCGCCGGGCAGCAGGCCGACTTCCACGCGGACGCGCAGGCCACGCTCGACGCGGTCTTCGCCATCGAGCCGTACGCCAGCTACCGCGGCCTGTTCAACATCTGGCTGGTGGACGCCGCCTCCGCCGAGTCCGGCGTCTCCGGCGACCCGACCGCAGCGGTCGTGAGGGACACGGCCCTCAGCTCCTACTTCTTCTGCGAGGACACCGAGCGGCTGCTCTGCCTCGACACGTCCAAGGTGACCGCGTACGCCGACCAGGCGCCCGCCTCCGACATCGTCTTCGTCATCGCCAACTCCACCAAGTACGGCGGCGCGGGCTACAGCTTCCCCACCCCGCCGGACGGGGCCTCGTACCGCGGCATCGCCACCATGTCCTCCGACAACCCGCAGTCGTACCTCATAGGCGCCCACGAGCTCGGCCACTCGATAGGCCTGCTGGCCGACGAGTACCAGTACGCCGGCTACGGCGCCTACCCGTACCCCTCGTCCGACAGCGCCAACATCTCCGTCACCGCCGACCTCGGCACGAGCAAGTGGTACCGCTGGCTGGGCGAGCAGGACCCGACCGGCTCCGTGATCGGCACCTACGAGGGCGGCGACTACTACGAGACGGGCGTCTACCGCCCGACCGGCACCTCCCTCATGCGCACCCTGGCCTCCACGCAGTTCAACCACGTCGGACGCGAGGCGATGATCAAGGGCTTCTACACCTACGCGGACGCCGTGACCTCGACCGTGCCGACCGGGACCCGGGTGCGCGCGACCCAGGCCCTCACCGTCCGGCTCGCCCCGGTGTCCGGCCTCGCGCGTCCGGTCCTGACCTGGTACGTCGACGGGAAGCCGGTCACCCGGGCCACGGGCGACCCGTCGGTGACCCCCGCCGAACTCGGCGCGGTCCGCAGCGGCCAGCGGGTCACGGCCACGGTCACCGACACCACGCGGGCCGTCCGCGACCCCGCGGTCCGCGCGGCGACGAGCAACTCGCTGACCTGGCGCGTGCGCTGA
- a CDS encoding helix-turn-helix domain-containing protein, with protein sequence MAKRDDPEIIGRRVQRLRRERGLTQRQLAEPSYTPAYVSTLEAGRVRPSDEALHHLAGRLGVAFDELATGRPAHLASGLRLRLTEAQRVLTDGEAEQAALQYAELLAEAVTHGLVDEQATALLGLGECRLDTGDLTAAREHFEHAENTLATASLPARVPARRGRAVAHYLAGELRYAVYLLESTLDEINLAGLHDPDALLLLHTALISPYMDMGAQARAAQAAELALALAPQAGDPALIARMHRSVARTLLAEGRIAEADASLAKAAEMYHQLKIRTELANCRWMRGYVYAQKGELSRAEEELRAALAMLDSRRATLYSSQVAVELADVLHRRGASEEASKLLRGVLGGLSPERGAVHSAAAHRLLGIIAEDAHDTEAAEQHYLRALGLLERAGAAGDLADLCRLLGDLLRRTGRVEAALDAYRTGLGHRTAGTTTLGPAPAQPLL encoded by the coding sequence ATGGCGAAGCGGGACGACCCCGAGATCATCGGCCGCAGAGTGCAACGGCTGCGGCGCGAAAGGGGACTGACACAGAGACAGCTGGCCGAGCCCTCCTACACGCCCGCCTACGTCTCCACCCTGGAGGCCGGCCGGGTGCGCCCCTCCGACGAGGCGCTGCACCATCTCGCCGGCCGGCTCGGCGTCGCCTTCGACGAACTCGCCACCGGACGGCCCGCCCACCTCGCCTCCGGCCTGCGGCTCCGGCTCACCGAGGCGCAACGCGTCCTCACCGACGGCGAGGCCGAACAGGCCGCTCTCCAGTACGCCGAGCTGCTCGCGGAGGCCGTGACGCACGGGCTCGTCGACGAACAGGCCACCGCGCTGCTCGGGCTCGGCGAATGCCGTCTCGACACCGGCGACCTCACGGCTGCCCGCGAACACTTCGAGCACGCCGAGAACACCCTGGCCACAGCCTCGCTGCCCGCCCGCGTCCCGGCCCGGCGCGGCCGCGCCGTCGCCCACTACCTGGCCGGTGAACTCCGCTACGCCGTCTACCTCCTGGAGTCCACGCTCGACGAGATCAACCTCGCCGGACTGCACGACCCCGACGCCCTGCTCCTGCTCCACACCGCCCTGATCAGTCCCTACATGGACATGGGCGCGCAGGCCCGCGCCGCGCAGGCGGCGGAACTGGCCCTCGCCCTCGCCCCCCAGGCCGGCGACCCGGCGCTGATCGCCCGGATGCACCGCTCGGTCGCGCGCACCCTGCTCGCCGAGGGCAGGATCGCCGAGGCGGACGCCTCACTCGCCAAGGCCGCCGAGATGTACCACCAGCTGAAGATCCGTACGGAGCTGGCCAACTGCCGCTGGATGCGCGGGTACGTGTACGCGCAGAAAGGCGAACTCTCCCGCGCGGAGGAGGAGTTGCGCGCCGCCCTGGCCATGCTCGACTCCCGGCGCGCCACCCTCTACAGCAGTCAGGTCGCCGTCGAACTCGCCGACGTGCTCCACCGGCGCGGCGCGTCCGAGGAGGCGTCGAAGCTCCTCCGGGGAGTGCTCGGCGGCCTCTCCCCTGAGCGCGGCGCGGTGCACTCGGCCGCCGCGCACCGGCTGCTCGGCATCATCGCCGAGGACGCCCACGACACCGAGGCGGCCGAGCAGCACTACCTCCGCGCACTGGGCCTCCTGGAACGGGCCGGCGCCGCGGGCGACCTCGCCGACCTGTGCCGGCTCCTCGGCGACCTGCTGCGCCGCACCGGCCGGGTGGAGGCGGCCCTCGACGCGTACCGCACGGGCCTCGGCCACCGCACCGCCGGCACCACCACGCTCGGTCCGGCACCCGCCCAGCCGCTCCTGTAG